The genomic interval TACCACTGTAGGAGAACCAATATGACAAGATCTTTGACAAAACAGAAAATGTGACCTTTTAAGAATCCCAACAAGGACAAAAGGAGGCCTCCTTCCCTGCATCTTTCTTAGCTAGTGTGGCCTATCTGTCAGTTCTGATGTGGCCTTTCTCATGTGCTAGGCCTGAGGCAATTGCTCCCATATCTCAAAGCCATACTCTATGCTGTTACAGCATTTGCACTGTATTGTCCAGAAAATCAGTCAAACTATACTTACGGTAACAATAACTGATAACTGGCCCAGCTAGCCAAATAATATGATTGAATACAAATGCTAATGGGATtctctgtgaaagaaaaaaacacttaCCTTttcaagcttatttgcaagatcAAGAGCATCACTGGAGTAGAAAAGCAGAGCAAGAGTTAGCTTTCTTCAAATCTTCACTTTGTCTGTGGCTATGGATATAGGCAAATATCTTCCCAGTTACTGATCAAAGATCatgaaaaaaattagaaaaaggcATGCAGTGTGTAAAAGGCATATACATTGCCTAAGATACAGCTACCAGATGTGCATTCAATCCATCAAAGCCATGACGAATTGACACCTTGACTGAAAATATCCAGATGTGTTTTAAATCATTCAGCATCAGCTTGTGTCTTCAATCATGCAGGACTGACTGTGCAGCAATCTTACATCTTTTAGTAAAAACTGCAACAAGACATTTTTCATAGGTTCAGAGAGTAGTCTGGAACATTCTGATTTCCTATTTCCTTTGATTAAcctccaaaatatttttgattaCGTCCACAATATTTTTAGCTGACAtttctttatattattttttctttcatggaAATTTATTGGCAATGGGAAATTTCCTTTACCTGTGGATATCTCTCACAAAACATATTGCCACTGTCCACAGGATGGCCAGTAGCATGAAGGTTGGTGTGACTATGAGCCAGGCCCCCAAAGTGAACGGAAGCTGCTttttttttggcccatctgtttgtaTTGGCAATGGGAAATTTTCTTTCCCTGTGGATAGCCTTCACAAAACATATTGCCACTGTCCACAGGATGGGTCAAAATTGATCTATCATATAATCCAATTTTAGAAACCATGGGGAGAAGCAGACCAGCATGAAGGAGTGTCCAGAGGCAGGATCATGGCCACCAGAAGACCTGCTCTTGAAGTGTCCTCCGCCATGGGCCTGAACAGGCTGCTGGAAGGAGCGGATTCAATCCGCTTGTGGAAAGTCCAGCTCCTGCCGCCTTGGTGCAGCTTTGGAGCGGCTTCCAGACATGCCCTCGAAGTGACCAGAAGCTGCTTTCTTTGGCCCATTAGTTTCAGGCTGGTGGGCTTAACCTGATtattagtcccaaccagagtataCTCACAGAATAAAAGGGAATTTGATAAGTCAACTATTATGTATGtttcactgattcagtgggtctgttctcACTGTGAGAATAGCCTATGTTGACATAGAAATAGATTTATGTAATTTTCCCATAGTGCACCTTAAAAGTAaaattttgcatattttatttacttttaaataaaatggggtttttaaattaaattaaataaaaacagaaatgaaggTAGAgttcaactttttttctttcttgtggtAGTCCTGAAGAAAAACCATTCCTTGGAAACTGGTCTTTGCTTGGAAGAAAGCAAATCCCTTATTTTATGAAACAACACAGTTTTATTTTCCTCTACAGAAACTTAGTGGTACAATCAGCCTTTCatactgcatccacagattcaaccattcactacttgaaaatattttataaaaaatccaaaaagcaaaccgtaccattttaaataagggacaccattttattatgacattgtatataatgggatttgagcatcaacatattttggtatccacaggggagggctggaaccaaatcccagtgtatattaagggtccactgtagtagtagGAAATTGTCCATCCACATTGCTGTCTTTGTTTCCTTTTcatatgcatttaaaaataagaatacatCCACAGAAAAAGCATACTCAGAATTTAAATTGTGTAAGGAAAATTTTCCATAATTAATTATATAGATATTTATTCTATGCATTCTTTTTATGTACCCTCTAACTTTTCTGTTTTGGCAgaggacagtcccagttaatcctcagatacttttaaaatgtctgtttctttcatttgcagttgaattgctgcaaactgagttcaaagtgcaaaagtcatttgtactcagttaactcattaATTAGAAAAAAAGAGTAGCAAAGTGGGCAGAGTCTTGCTTACCTGGTAGTCTCATGAAGGGTGGGATTCAGTCTTTCCTAAATTCAGTACATACATTTCAGGATTTCTCTGCTTAAAGTTCATCTCAGCCAGAGCTTATCCTGTACATTAAACCCTTTTACTTAACAATTATTCTACTTTTTCATCTATCGTAGTCTCTAGAAATCCAGTCTTATTACATTTGTCAGCAGTCAATTCCATCATGGCAATAAAATAATAGTTAGAGGGCTCTTTACACAACTATAGTGCTGATAGTTCCCGCTGGTGGCAGTTTCCCTTCTGTCTCATGACTCTTCcaaatgaaacatttttaaaaaacaaaaacaaattatttttatggaACATATGGTGAACCGccacaaaataaatgttttgaagGAGTGAAAGCCTCAAGCGGTTTTATGTTCATGAAATAGTACCCATAATAGTTTTACTGCTCTTTTGGGTCATGCCGTGCAAACGTAAGTGGGCATGTACCTCTGTTAAGACTCTCACCTCTGTTTTCTGTTGTGTTCTTCTATTACCTTAgaggggaagaaaatcaacctctAATAATTAACATATTCAAAGAGAGGCAATATGCCCAGGCTTTGTGCTCTTGGCTCTCAGCTTCATAACAACAGCTCTTCCATTATTAAAACCACTGAAGCACTAGCAATTGGGCATAATCCCCTTCTGTGTGTTCCATGCTGCTGCCAATATCTCTACTCCCAGAAGAACCTTCCAAGTCAATTTCTTTCTGGCAAATAGAGCTTTGCATTTATTGCTTCTATAGCTCTTATTTAATCATAGGAAGCAGCAGCCACAGGTGGCTTGCCTATCAATAGGATGGTGAATCTGATCCACGTTTTTGCCCCAAATTTAATTTAGCCAAGATTCTGGACCTCATCTGCATTTTAGATAGTTCATAGTGGCTTCatccaaactgcaaaaataatccagtctgacatcactttaactgccatgactcagtacaATGGAATTCTTGTtttgtctgaattcaaaacagcactgaagaccaatctcttccggcagacatATCcggatgatttttaaattgtgaattttatttgataaattttaaatatggattgttttaatatgtgtacatcttatttgttcttttaaattgaggTGTTTTGACtggtgttttaactgatgttgtttgttaattgttacTGTTCCCtgcctgttgttattattattattatttatggtgcggtacagacagtgccaaaggggcggcctgcagccatcCCTGTTTGCACCAGATTGGGGTcagggcaacctcaccggcaacccctgcagccccaatccagcgttcTTCCAGgcaaaagagaagcagcaaaatgccgcttctctttggcttGAAAAATGGGTGCCCTGGTTGCCTTAGACGCCCAGTGCACCCCAGCGAGGCCAGcactacagaggagaaaggggcggcccctttcccctctgcatcATTGGTGCGGCCATTTGGCTGCCACGCCAACGATGCGTGCGctgaaaaggagctccatttcgcaGAGACGTCACGGCCATGCCACACTGTTTGGACGTGACGTGGGCatgacatcacaatggtggcgtCTGTATGAATGGACCTCCACCATTATGGTGccgctgtgctagggttagggaccatgtggttgccgcgctgtccctaaccctaaaatcggcaccaaCATAGCACAAAACGGCTGTCTGTAccacaccattattattatttactggcATTTTGAACTGAGCCTGGAACCAGACTAACAGTCAGTGGAGCTGTTGGAGCAGGGGAGCTGTATGATCCCTGTAACATGCCTAAGTAAACTCTGAGTTCACTGCAGTGAACTAGCTGCAATGCTTTCTACCaagtgaagtttccaaacactcttcagaaGCAGCCCCAAATAGTGTTACAGTTATTCAAATGGtatgtaaccaaggcatatgtCACCATGACTTGATCAAAATATGTTTTGCATCCAGctctggggtcctttcacactacacttttatagtgctataattcttatagaatcctgggatttgcagtttaggaagaagtATTTAGAATCATTTAGACCTCTAGTACCATACCAAAGTACAAACAGGATGACTCAAGAtgcagccatagtagttaaaatgGGATCACAGTACTATAACCGTGTAGTGTTAAAGGGCTCTTGATTAGAGGGTCTTACAGTTCTAGCGATAAACTAAGTAGATCACACAGAGTACTCTGCACCCCTGGTCCATACTGGTCCTGTAGTTGTAGATTTTTATTTTCCTAGTGGTGAAAACATAGGGGAGCCTTATTACAGATTCAAAGGGGGGAAAGTGTCTAAGATTAGCTCTCTGACTTTTCTGATACATCTCACTTCAAACAAAGTGGGGTGCCCTCAAAGACACCATGGGTTCTAAGCATCCACAGGTAAATAAATGTTTAGAATTTACAatcaaagcctttttaaaaacagcctaaTTGGTTGTTTACCACTAAAGGACACCACATATCATTCCTTACTGTTTTTGCAGCATGGTGCACACTTGAAGCTTACCCATAATTAGCAGCAGTGAACTAAAACATGCATTCTTCCCCAAAGATTTTTATCCTTTCATCTTGCGAAAACTTTGGCCACAAGAGGGTTTGCCCTTTGTATCTGCCAAttagcttcttcttctttattttcctCCACTAGACACTTATTATCAGATTCTATCtccttcattttaaaatagttctACTTTCATATACACATTTATAGTCAACCTTTCCACCCAGTTCAGGATTCAGGTGATGGGAATTTTGGAGTATGACTGAATTGAATTTAAagctactatttttttaaaaaatattgattgAATTATAGctctttattaaaatgtttttcagttgagtctttttattgtattattggtTTAATTCACAGTAACAAGGAAAAAAGGGGAGATACTAACTAGTCTGTTTTGCCTTTATTTCTGCAAACTGTTATAAAAAATGTGTGCAAAAGCCATGTTCATTTTAAATTTCATCTTGAAATTTattttgaacaaggaaattacaaaggaagaccagaaagagaaactgctgaattgaattatattcacaagtTCTAATCCAGGATGTATCCACaaaacaattaaagcagtttgacaccactttaactgctaagaCTCTATCCTGTTTCCTTATCATTAAGCAGCACACAAACTTTAAATGCATCAAGTGAACCTTTGCTTCGCTGTATCAGCAAAGGCCAACCTAAGGCCAAGCAGGAAACAAAATAAGCTTTCTGACCAAGCAGCAAAAAATCAGTGGTGCCTGTCTCATTTCTGCATCCACCAGATTTTCTACAAAACTAGAAACTAAGTTATAAAATTATTTATCAGTCATCAGAATGTACTTTctgatttaaaatacagtatggaACAAGTGGCAACCTATTTGGTACAATTTTTGTAGCCCTCCTTATCCGAAATCCAAAGGAGACAATTCCATCATAACACACCTTTCATTAAAGATCTGCTTGTAACTAAAAATTGGGCTCCATGTATCAAGCAATAGCACAGACTGTAAAATGGCTATGGTTTGAGAACTTACGACTTTGTATTTATCAtaatcacacactctcacccccaGAAAACCAGGTAGATTTTCCTTAgtgttgccttaagtcagaaactacttgaaggcacacaacaatcacagaatcatttatttttttaagcaccacagtgtcttatttttaaagcagtttgcAAAAGACTTTCtaacatttttgctttctctgtACTTAGGTCATAAGAACACATTTTTATGCACATTGTAATGTTTCTAGTTTAGCTTTAAATCGTTGCTTACTCAATGCAATTATTCCAattccatggattccaaaattatAATCTGCTTTTTCCAACTCATAAATTCGACTACTTATAGTGTTGAGGCTTTTGTCAAAAATTAGAGGGCTTCTCAGCATTTGATGAAGGCTAATATTTGCATGTAAGAGAAAATCGATTTTTTCATTCAAGTTCTGAGGAGAAAGATACAGAATGCGAAGGTGCTTAAGGACAAATGTATTCACCTCTGTTTCAGTGCATCCATGGGACAACAGTTTGTCCTTGACATTTCCAAGAGTTTTCTTAAGGTACTCATTAGACAGATCCAGGATATCACCTCCTTGACCATGCAACAGTGTCAGCAGTTCATCATTGTCCAGATTAAAAGATGACTGCAAAAACTGAATGTTAGCTTTCACTTGCTTGCTGCTCCGTAAAAGGATGAAAACATTTCTAGAAATTATTTCCTTTACAAAATCATCTGGGTTTTCTCCTCCCAGATTTACATAGATCTCACTCAACAAATTTATAATTTGGTCATTGAGTTCCGTACTATTAGAAAATACCCTAGGAACTCTGGTCAGCATCTTTCCAAGATCCTTGGAAGTTAGtccaagagaagaaaaaagtgCAATATTTTTCTGCATGTTTGTGTTATTTCCAGAGCGAAAGAAAGATTCAGGGGAGCGTTTCAGGATTGTTACAATTTCCAAGTCACTCATTAGAATACTCCGCCAGATTTCCCAACGTTCATTGAGAGACTGGTATGAGCGAATGATGGAACGTGGGTAACGTGAAATGATACTGGCGATGGCTTCTCTGTTAGCCCCTTTAGCTTGCAAAAATTTCTTCAGGCCATCTTCATTAGTAATCTGCCTCTTGAGCACACCAGGCTGTCGTTTTCTTACCATTTTGATATCCACACCCATAACCATCAGGTTATTTATTAAAAtgccattttccttttctgactCGGTGCTGGAGCTCTCAGTCACATGACAAAACAATCTGAGAGATGATCTTCTGAATATAATCTCTGTAGACAatgtaataaaacaagaaatgctCATTCTGGAAAGTAATTTGTTCTCCATATTCATCAGCCTTCTCATTCTGATAGATATCAGGCACTGTATATctccaaataaaattttactcCCAGTCAGTCCAAGAACTTCAGCTAGGAAGACACAAAGAAGAATCATTTTATACAattgcaataaaatatttttaacaattatgATACTATTTCACTGAGTCATCCTATGTACAACCAGACCACACCAAATTTGTTTCACCACACACTTTTTGCTGCCTTATTTTACATTAACCGGaatttggaagagaaaaaaaatatcccaaTGACAAATGCTGGGCTATTTTGTCCTGGCTGTGGTTTTTTCCAGTTGTGACAATATCATAGAATGCCTGCATCGCAAACATAGTTgtctctggtgctgcaacaaactacagttcccagaattctatagcactgagccatggcagttacaggtccaaaatacactggagaaataatccagtttgagactgcttttactgccatggctcagtgctaggaaactGTGGGAACTGGTAGTTAATTGCGGCaccagaaggcaaaatgtctcacaaagctacagttcccaggattccctagcactgaggcagggcagttaaagcagcctcaaactgtattatttctgcaatgtggtttggatcaaagtggtgtcaaactggattacttctgcagtgtggatgcaaccgtactggtccaaaacacacggcagaaataatccagtttgagaccactttaattgccctggctcatggCAATTAAACagccaaaacactgcagaaatattccagtttgagactgctttaaatgccctggcacagtgctaaggaatcctgggaactgtagtttgtcatggcatcaATTTTGGCCTGGGAATTGGAggttattgtggcatcagagctctctgaggagttaatcacacgaaggagatcggaaGTTTATCCTGTAAATATTCCAGAAAAATCACATAAATATGCGAAATGATTTCAcacgtcgcacaaaacctgccattaaagcggtcacaaagaaGCACTAACACATATCTTCCAGGAATTACTTTCGGGACTTCAGCGATGATGCATTTCCGATATTGCTTTATTTGAGAGACTGTGTGTGATAATAATCATTCGCACCATTACTCACCATAgtcgctttatttgcgggatgatttaaatgcactttaatctctctttaatgccaaaattaaccTTGGTGTGATAAAACTCCtacgagaaggctaaatgctgcacaaaactacagctcccaggattccctagcactgagccagggcagttaaagcggtctcaaactggattatttctgcagtgtgttttgcaccacaCTGAAAACCAGCTCCCTCAATCATGTTCACTTACAATAGGAGAGAGAAGGTGAAATGATCTTGATGCTTTTCCTTAAGGAATCAGCCTTCAATAAATGCACTTTctattgcttctttttcttctgaagCCTCAAAGAATTCAAGAAAATGGAGAGGAAATCCCTtcattcactttgcatttcttcttcctcagtcctttctttccatttcataACTTCAGCTGGATACCTTCCAAGAGTCCTTTTGAAATCTTGCATCCCTCAATGTTTATCTCTGAGAGAAAAGAATGGCACCCTGCATTCAAAACAACAACTCTTCCATAGCAACAAACAAACTCTCCCGCCAAGTTGtgcctctctctttgtgtgtgagagagttgagaggtgaaagggaaaaaacaacaacaaaatggcagAATAACTTGTGAAAGAGCTACCCAGCTCTAGGAAAAGAGGCTTTCCTTTCTCACAGTGCTGCCAtctaggaagggaaaaaagaaaactatataggtttccatttatattttctgagaagaaaacaaaacgtTCCAGGAGGTGGCAGTGTTACACAACATAATTTACACACCTTTTTGTGTGAAGGCTCTTTTTTGTGTTGCCAAAAGGGAAAGTAAAAAAAGGGAGTGCATCTTAGGAATTGGAAAGGATCCTAGGAATTGAAGTGTACTGTATtgaggaaccagagctctctctgacaaaaaaggctaaatttctcacaagactacagttcccaggattccctagcattgagccagagcagttaaagcggtttcaaagtggattatttctgcagtgtgttttggaccattgtcacATTAGTGTTAGGATGTGAAAGATCAGTTTGCTTTGGGGTCAATGAGCTGTTTTTGGTTTTGGATATGACATGCCATGACATTTTATAGCACTTAGAAAAAGTCTTGGATAGGAATAACAGATTATACTTATTACAATaagtataataacaataacaacaggttgttgttgttgttgttgttatttcatttgtatgctgcctttctcccaggaaggacccaaggcagctcacagattaaaaatattaaaaatttcaataaaattcaaaatcatCTACCagcaatataaaatcacatataaaaatatacaaaacttaCAAGCATAACTAAAACCCATCTGTCTCTTAAAACCCAGACCACCTTGGTTTCTCAAAttcaatccacactgcagaaatactgtaatcttgtttgacaccacttttaactgccctggctcactgctagggaatcctaggaattgtagtttatcgtggcaccagagttctctgacagtgaaggcttaaatgtctcacaaaactatagttcccagaattccctagcattgagtgaggggaattaaagcggtgtcaaactggattatttctgctgtgtgttttagcactcacagagcttgggaaagtactttttttaaagactacaactctcagaatcccccattcAGCATCACTACTATATGTACCAAAATTAATTAGTGCATCCCTGTGTGAGTAAATTAATGAATGAAAAACTAGTTTAGTTTTTCATTCATTGTATGGCTCTCATCTGTGGGTTGTGCTATTTCAGATTGCAAAtgtgaattcacaaaaatatgGATACCTCTTAAAACAAATCCATCTACAATGAAAGCTGTGTCAGGAAGACCTTGCCttgttgttgtatgacttcatGTTTCCAACTTATTCTGAACCTAtcttctgaagccgagagagtgtgacttgtcctgCCTTGCCTTCTGTGGATTATTTTTTCCAAAGTCTTTTTTGTTTCCAATTAGAAAACAAtgaaacaacaatttaaaatcttttaggaaaatgcATGGCTGTTTGGGCATTAGAGAGACAGTGTGTAgaggtttgagttttggactaggacttcaggagaacaaggttcaaatccccactcagccattaaacccactgagttacctttgacaagtcacactctctcagccttaaaggccacaacaaacctcctctgaacaaatcttgcctagaaaaaatccttgataggattgccttgttgttgtgccccttcaaattgtttccaatttatggcaaccttaaggtgaacctataatggagttttcatggtaagatttgttcagaatgctATTGcttttccctaaggctgagagcatgtgacttgtccaagaacacccagtgggttcgatggccgagctgggactcaaactgtggtctccagagctgtattccaacacttaaaccactgtgaCACACTGTCTCTCTAGGgttgacataaatcagaaacaacttgaaggtatacaacaattTTGCACTGtactcccccctccaaaaatacTCTTGGGAATTGTCAATGCAACAGAATGTTGATATATTGCAGAACAGAGAACATCTTCAGATATTCTAACAAACAACGCAGTCTCTGATCCTGCCAACCATCTCCCACCTGCAGCACAGTGACAAGGCCTATGCACAACACAGCTGAGTCATCTGGCTGCTTTCAGATTCTTCCATTTTCCACAACAAACCAGTCTCTTTAGGAAATATACCAAGAGATGGAAATTCAGTGggtccttgctatccactgggattttgttccaggatccctcatggataccaaaatccgtggatgctcaaatccaatgATGTGCAATggggtagcaaaatggtgtctcttatataaaatggcaaaatcaaggtatgctttttggaatttatgtatttttacagatattttcaagccgtggatgcttgaatctgtggatcaagaatccgtggatatggaggactgactgtatacaaaaagaaataaaagtttccaCCCCAAAAAATTATGAGTGGAGCAGATGGACAGTAGATGCCCTGCCAACCAAGGATCCTTGAAAACATAGAGCCTGTGGCAAG from Sceloporus undulatus isolate JIND9_A2432 ecotype Alabama chromosome 6, SceUnd_v1.1, whole genome shotgun sequence carries:
- the MTERF1 gene encoding transcription termination factor 1, mitochondrial translates to MRRLMNMENKLLSRMSISCFITLSTEIIFRRSSLRLFCHVTESSSTESEKENGILINNLMVMGVDIKMVRKRQPGVLKRQITNEDGLKKFLQAKGANREAIASIISRYPRSIIRSYQSLNERWEIWRSILMSDLEIVTILKRSPESFFRSGNNTNMQKNIALFSSLGLTSKDLGKMLTRVPRVFSNSTELNDQIINLLSEIYVNLGGENPDDFVKEIISRNVFILLRSSKQVKANIQFLQSSFNLDNDELLTLLHGQGGDILDLSNEYLKKTLGNVKDKLLSHGCTETEVNTFVLKHLRILYLSPQNLNEKIDFLLHANISLHQMLRSPLIFDKSLNTISSRIYELEKADYNFGIHGIGIIALSKQRFKAKLETLQCA